Proteins found in one Streptomyces sp. NBC_00461 genomic segment:
- a CDS encoding histidine phosphatase family protein, producing the protein MTSRVTFVSPAMNRSVREARFDDGSPLDAGGAARARSAAGTLSAADRVLVSPTVRCRETASALGLVAVEAPELGGMDMGRWRGRTLGEVSAEEPDQVAHWLADPAAAPHGGESVRALCERVGRWLEATAQTDGRTLVVVEPEIVRATVVRVLAAHEATFWRLDVPPLTATEISGRSGRWNLRLGQTLGAREPEGGH; encoded by the coding sequence GTGACCAGCCGCGTCACCTTCGTCTCACCCGCCATGAACCGATCCGTGCGGGAGGCCCGGTTCGACGACGGCAGTCCGCTCGACGCCGGTGGCGCAGCTCGCGCCCGGTCGGCCGCCGGCACGCTGTCCGCGGCCGACCGGGTCCTGGTCTCCCCCACGGTGCGCTGCCGGGAGACGGCCTCGGCCCTCGGTCTCGTCGCCGTGGAGGCGCCCGAGCTGGGCGGCATGGACATGGGCCGCTGGCGGGGCCGGACGCTCGGCGAGGTCAGTGCCGAAGAACCGGACCAGGTGGCCCACTGGCTGGCGGACCCTGCCGCGGCGCCGCACGGCGGGGAGTCCGTGCGGGCCCTCTGCGAACGCGTCGGCCGGTGGCTGGAGGCGACCGCGCAGACCGACGGCCGCACGCTCGTCGTGGTGGAGCCGGAGATCGTGCGGGCCACGGTGGTGAGGGTCCTCGCGGCGCATGAGGCCACGTTCTGGCGGCTCGATGTGCCTCCCCTGACGGCGACCGAGATCAGTGGACGCTCGGGGCGCTGGAACCTGCGGCTGGGGCAGACGCTCGGAGCGCGGGAGCCCGAGGGCGGACACTGA
- the scpA gene encoding methylmalonyl-CoA mutase yields MGIPDFTGIELGTPTTDGGADEWRTAVKNATQGAEPVWETPEGIAVKPLYTGRDLEGLDFLETYPGVAPYLRGPYPTMYVNQPWTIRQYAGFSTAEESNAFYRRNLAAGQKGLSIAFDLPTHRGYDSDHPRVTGDVGMAGVAIDSIYDMRQLFDGIPLDKMTVSMTMNGAVLPVLALYIVAAEEQGVAPEKLAGTIQNDILKEFMVRNTYIYPPKPSMRIISDIFAFTSQRMPRYNSISISGYHIQEAGATADLELAYTLADGVEYIRAGREAGLDVDAFAPRLSFFWAIGMNFFMEIAKLRAARLLWAKLVKQFDPQSAKSLSLRTHSQTSGWSLTAQDVFNNVTRTCVEAMAATQGHTQSLHTNALDEALALPTDFSARIARNTQLLIQQESGTTRVIDPWGGSAYVEKLTYDLARRAWQHIQEVEAAGGMAKAIDAGIPKLRIEEAAARTQARIDSGRQPVIGVNKYRVDSDEAIDVLKVDNSSVRTQQIEKLRRLRAERDERVCQDALDALTRAAGSEGNLLELAVNAARAKATVGEISDALEKVYGRHAGQIRTISGVYRNEAGESPSVDRTRTLVSSFEEAEGRRPRILVAKMGQDGHDRGQKVIATAFADLGFDVDVGPLFQTPAEVARQAVEADVHIVGVSSLAAGHLTLVPALREQLAEEGREDIMIVVGGVIPPQDVPILLDMGAAAVFPPGTVIPDAAHDLVQRLATGLGHDL; encoded by the coding sequence ATGGGAATCCCCGACTTCACCGGCATCGAGCTGGGGACCCCGACCACCGACGGCGGCGCCGACGAGTGGCGTACGGCCGTGAAGAACGCCACGCAGGGGGCCGAGCCCGTCTGGGAGACGCCGGAGGGCATCGCGGTCAAGCCGCTCTACACCGGCCGTGACCTGGAGGGCCTGGACTTCCTGGAGACGTACCCGGGCGTCGCGCCGTACCTGCGCGGCCCGTACCCGACGATGTACGTCAACCAGCCCTGGACGATCCGCCAGTACGCGGGCTTCTCCACCGCCGAGGAGTCCAACGCCTTCTACCGCCGCAACCTCGCGGCCGGCCAGAAGGGCCTGTCGATCGCCTTCGACCTTCCCACGCACCGGGGTTACGACAGCGACCACCCGCGCGTGACCGGTGACGTCGGCATGGCGGGTGTGGCCATCGACTCCATCTACGACATGCGGCAGCTGTTCGACGGCATCCCGCTGGACAAGATGACCGTGTCGATGACGATGAACGGTGCCGTGCTGCCGGTGCTGGCGCTGTACATCGTGGCGGCGGAGGAACAGGGCGTCGCGCCCGAGAAGTTGGCCGGGACCATCCAGAACGACATCCTCAAGGAGTTCATGGTCCGCAACACCTACATCTACCCGCCGAAGCCGTCGATGCGGATCATCTCCGACATCTTCGCCTTCACCTCCCAGCGGATGCCCCGATACAACTCCATCTCCATCTCCGGCTATCACATCCAAGAGGCGGGTGCGACAGCCGACTTGGAGCTGGCGTACACGCTCGCGGACGGCGTGGAGTACATCCGCGCGGGCCGTGAGGCCGGCCTGGACGTGGACGCGTTCGCTCCCCGACTCTCGTTCTTCTGGGCGATCGGCATGAACTTCTTCATGGAGATCGCCAAGCTGCGGGCGGCCCGGCTGCTGTGGGCGAAGCTGGTGAAGCAGTTCGACCCGCAGAGCGCCAAGTCCCTTTCGCTGCGCACCCATTCGCAGACCTCCGGCTGGTCGCTGACCGCGCAGGACGTGTTCAACAACGTCACGCGTACCTGCGTCGAGGCGATGGCCGCGACGCAGGGCCACACGCAGTCGCTGCACACCAACGCCCTCGACGAGGCACTGGCGCTGCCCACCGACTTCTCCGCGCGCATCGCTCGCAACACCCAGCTGCTGATCCAGCAGGAGTCCGGCACGACCCGGGTCATCGACCCGTGGGGCGGCAGCGCCTACGTCGAGAAGCTGACCTACGACCTCGCGCGCCGCGCCTGGCAGCACATCCAGGAGGTGGAGGCGGCGGGCGGCATGGCCAAGGCGATCGACGCCGGCATCCCCAAGCTGCGCATCGAGGAGGCCGCGGCCCGCACTCAGGCCCGGATCGACTCCGGACGCCAGCCGGTCATCGGCGTCAACAAGTACCGCGTCGACAGCGACGAGGCGATCGACGTCCTCAAGGTCGACAACTCCTCCGTGCGCACCCAGCAGATCGAGAAGTTGCGGCGGCTGCGGGCGGAGCGGGACGAGCGGGTGTGCCAGGACGCGCTCGACGCGCTCACCCGGGCCGCCGGCAGCGAGGGCAACCTGCTGGAGCTGGCCGTGAACGCGGCCCGCGCGAAGGCCACGGTCGGTGAGATCTCCGACGCCCTGGAGAAGGTGTACGGGCGGCACGCGGGACAGATCCGTACGATCTCCGGCGTGTACCGCAACGAAGCAGGCGAGTCCCCGTCCGTGGACCGCACCCGCACGCTCGTGTCCTCCTTCGAGGAGGCCGAGGGCCGCCGCCCTCGCATCCTGGTCGCCAAGATGGGCCAGGACGGCCACGACCGCGGCCAGAAGGTGATCGCCACCGCGTTCGCCGACCTCGGCTTCGACGTCGACGTCGGCCCGCTGTTCCAGACCCCGGCCGAGGTCGCCCGCCAGGCCGTCGAGGCGGACGTGCACATCGTCGGTGTCTCGTCCCTGGCCGCCGGTCACCTCACCCTCGTACCGGCACTGCGCGAGCAGCTCGCCGAGGAGGGCCGCGAGGACATCATGATCGTGGTGGGCGGTGTGATCCCGCCGCAGGATGTGCCGATCCTGCTGGACATGGGTGCGGCGGCCGTGTTCCCGCCCGGGACGGTGATCCCGGACGCGGCCCACGACCTGGTGCAGCGGCTCGCGACCGGCCTCGGGCACGACTTGTGA
- the meaB gene encoding methylmalonyl Co-A mutase-associated GTPase MeaB, whose protein sequence is MIDVDAYVKGVLVGKRAIIARAITLVESTRPQHRVLAQELLTALLPHSGRARRIGVSGVPGVGKSTFIDAFGTMLTSLGHRVAVLAVDPSSSRTGGSILGDKTRMERLAVDPSAFVRPSPTAGTLGGVAKATRESIVVMEAAGYDVVLVETVGVGQSETAVANMVDSFLLLTLARTGDQLQGIKKGVLELADVIAVNKADGPHERDAQAAARELAGALRLMHGKDAFWAPPVLHCSARESTGLDAVWERLEQHRTLLDSTGRLAAKRRDQQVDWAWTMVRDELLGRLHSDPAVRALAPSLEQQVRDGKLTATLAAERILGAFGGPED, encoded by the coding sequence GTGATCGATGTCGACGCCTATGTGAAGGGAGTCCTCGTCGGGAAGCGGGCGATCATCGCGCGCGCCATCACGCTCGTCGAGTCCACCCGGCCCCAACACCGGGTGCTGGCCCAGGAGTTGCTGACCGCACTGCTTCCACACAGCGGCCGGGCCCGGCGGATCGGCGTCAGTGGTGTCCCGGGCGTGGGCAAGTCGACGTTCATCGACGCATTCGGCACGATGCTGACCTCGCTCGGACACCGGGTGGCCGTGCTCGCCGTGGACCCGTCCTCCAGCCGTACGGGCGGCTCGATCCTGGGCGACAAGACGCGCATGGAACGCCTGGCCGTCGACCCTTCCGCCTTCGTACGGCCCTCCCCCACCGCGGGCACGCTCGGCGGGGTCGCCAAGGCGACCCGTGAGTCGATCGTGGTGATGGAGGCGGCGGGTTACGACGTGGTGCTGGTGGAGACCGTCGGCGTCGGCCAGTCGGAGACCGCCGTCGCGAACATGGTCGACTCGTTCCTGCTGCTGACGCTGGCCCGCACGGGTGACCAGCTGCAGGGCATCAAGAAGGGCGTCCTGGAGCTGGCCGACGTGATCGCCGTCAACAAGGCGGACGGTCCGCACGAGCGCGACGCCCAGGCCGCCGCACGGGAGTTGGCGGGCGCGCTGCGGCTGATGCACGGCAAGGACGCGTTCTGGGCTCCGCCGGTGCTGCACTGCAGCGCCCGCGAATCGACCGGCCTGGACGCCGTCTGGGAGCGGCTGGAACAGCACCGGACCCTCCTCGACTCGACCGGCCGCCTCGCCGCCAAACGCCGCGACCAGCAGGTCGACTGGGCCTGGACGATGGTCCGCGACGAACTCCTCGGCCGCCTCCACTCGGACCCGGCCGTGCGAGCTCTCGCGCCGAGCCTGGAACAGCAGGTCAGGGACGGCAAGTTGACGGCGACACTCGCCGCCGAGCGCATCCTGGGTGCGTTCGGCGGACCGGAGGATTGA
- a CDS encoding glutaredoxin domain-containing protein → MTRAWILPMLFVLCGSFVAAALLVAGAPTAAAALLVVFVLFAGINSPLIFPKSVGAMEAQRRSAVDGRPVVFWRPGCTYCIRLRLRLGRSARQLHWVDIWRDPAGATAVRAANDGNETVPTVVVAGRPHTNPDPEWVRAQLSRSA, encoded by the coding sequence ATGACGCGCGCTTGGATCCTCCCGATGCTGTTCGTGCTCTGCGGCTCGTTCGTTGCGGCTGCTCTGCTCGTCGCGGGGGCCCCGACCGCAGCCGCGGCGCTCCTGGTCGTGTTTGTGCTGTTCGCGGGTATCAACTCACCGCTGATCTTCCCGAAGTCGGTCGGTGCGATGGAGGCACAACGCCGCAGCGCGGTCGACGGCCGGCCGGTCGTCTTCTGGCGGCCTGGCTGCACGTACTGCATCCGCCTGCGCCTCCGGTTGGGCCGAAGCGCCCGCCAGTTGCACTGGGTCGACATCTGGCGGGACCCGGCCGGGGCGACAGCGGTGAGGGCGGCCAACGACGGCAACGAGACCGTGCCGACCGTCGTCGTGGCGGGCCGGCCGCACACCAATCCCGATCCTGAGTGGGTACGCGCACAGCTCTCCCGCTCCGCGTGA
- a CDS encoding methylmalonyl-CoA mutase family protein, translated as MTVLPDDGLTLAAEFPDANLEQWHGLVAGVLRKSGKEVSGAAAEDALSTALEDGLRTRPLYTALDAAPDPGLPGFAPFVRASRAEGNTAGGWDVRQRHTVADNGAALTDLENGVTSLWLVLGESEGGIPVSSLGRVLDGVYLDLAPVVLDAGSEVEPAARELLRIYEERGVAKEAVRGSLGADPLGHEARTGSASDFAPVASLALRCAEEYPGLRALTVDALPYHEAGGSAAQELGSSLASGVAYLRELTEAGLSVEQACAQLEFRYAATADQFLTIAKLRAARRLWARVAEVCGAPGAGAQLQHVVTSPVMMTRRDPWVNMLRATIATLAAGVGGADAVTVLPFDHALGLPDAFARRIARNTSTILVEESHLSRVIDPAGGSWYVERLTDELAHAGWEFFRHIEGLGGQAAALRSGRLGADLAATWEARSAKLARRREPITGVSEFPHLGEKPVERAPAPPSSSGGLPRVRRDEAYEALRARSDAHLAATGSRPRLFLATIGPAAAHTARTTFAANLFQAGGVEPVTEGTFEDSGATEVCLCSSDALYEEQAEGVVQTLRAAGARHVFLAGRPGQYTDVDSYVFAGCDAVAVLTATLDRMGVS; from the coding sequence ATGACGGTCCTGCCTGACGACGGGCTCACGCTGGCCGCCGAGTTCCCTGACGCGAACCTTGAACAGTGGCACGGCCTGGTGGCCGGCGTCCTGCGCAAGTCGGGCAAGGAAGTCTCCGGCGCGGCGGCGGAAGACGCCCTGTCCACCGCGCTGGAGGACGGGCTGCGCACCCGCCCCCTCTACACCGCGCTCGATGCCGCACCCGACCCGGGTCTCCCCGGCTTCGCGCCGTTCGTGCGCGCGAGCCGCGCCGAGGGGAACACCGCCGGCGGCTGGGACGTACGCCAGCGGCACACGGTCGCCGACAACGGCGCGGCACTCACGGACCTGGAGAACGGCGTCACCTCGCTCTGGCTGGTCCTGGGCGAGAGCGAGGGCGGCATCCCGGTGTCGTCGCTCGGCCGGGTCTTGGACGGCGTGTACCTCGACCTGGCGCCTGTCGTTCTCGACGCGGGCAGCGAAGTCGAGCCCGCCGCACGGGAGTTGCTGCGGATCTACGAGGAGCGGGGCGTCGCCAAGGAGGCGGTGCGCGGCAGTCTGGGCGCCGATCCGCTGGGGCACGAGGCTCGTACGGGCAGCGCGTCGGACTTCGCTCCGGTGGCCTCCCTCGCCCTGCGCTGCGCCGAGGAGTACCCGGGGCTGCGGGCACTGACCGTGGACGCGCTGCCGTACCACGAGGCGGGCGGTTCGGCGGCGCAGGAGCTGGGCTCCTCACTGGCGAGTGGTGTCGCCTATCTGCGTGAGCTGACCGAGGCGGGGCTGAGCGTCGAACAGGCCTGCGCGCAGCTGGAGTTCCGCTACGCGGCGACGGCCGACCAGTTCCTGACCATCGCCAAGCTGCGGGCGGCGCGCCGGCTGTGGGCGCGGGTGGCCGAGGTGTGCGGGGCGCCGGGCGCCGGCGCGCAGCTGCAGCACGTGGTGACCTCGCCGGTGATGATGACGCGCCGCGACCCCTGGGTGAACATGCTGCGCGCGACGATCGCCACGCTGGCCGCCGGAGTCGGCGGCGCCGACGCCGTCACCGTGCTCCCCTTCGACCACGCACTCGGTCTGCCGGACGCCTTCGCGCGCCGCATCGCGCGCAACACCTCGACGATCCTGGTCGAGGAATCGCATCTGTCCCGGGTGATCGACCCGGCGGGCGGCTCCTGGTACGTGGAGCGGCTCACCGACGAACTCGCCCACGCGGGCTGGGAGTTCTTCCGCCACATCGAGGGACTCGGCGGCCAGGCGGCCGCCCTGCGCTCGGGCCGGCTCGGTGCGGACCTGGCGGCCACGTGGGAGGCGCGCAGCGCGAAGCTCGCCAGGCGCCGCGAACCCATCACCGGCGTCAGCGAGTTCCCGCACCTCGGCGAGAAGCCCGTGGAGCGCGCCCCCGCGCCCCCGTCATCCTCCGGTGGCCTGCCGCGCGTGCGGCGCGACGAGGCGTACGAGGCCCTGCGCGCCCGCTCCGACGCCCACCTCGCGGCGACCGGATCCCGGCCGCGTCTCTTCCTGGCCACCATCGGCCCCGCCGCCGCCCACACCGCGCGCACGACCTTCGCCGCCAACCTCTTCCAGGCCGGCGGTGTCGAGCCCGTCACCGAGGGCACGTTCGAGGACAGCGGCGCCACCGAGGTCTGCCTGTGCTCCAGCGACGCGCTGTACGAGGAACAGGCCGAGGGCGTCGTACAGACCCTCAGGGCGGCGGGCGCACGGCACGTGTTCCTCGCCGGCCGGCCCGGGCAGTACACCGACGTGGACTCCTACGTCTTCGCGGGCTGCGACGCCGTCGCCGTGCTCACCGCCACCCTCGACCGCATGGGAGTGTCCTGA
- a CDS encoding class I SAM-dependent methyltransferase, whose product MSDTNGPKHRVRLGPVQETLFIPLAARARESARKRPLLRDPKAVEMIGAIDYASDKYGPGPGSAITVLRTAIVGTWVRAFLAEHPAGTVVEIGTGLNTRFERVDNGTVHWIDLDLPDTIELRRRFFTDTERRRMIAASVLDEDWLGTVEESPGPYFFVAEGVLVYLPEEEAAQALTRIARGFPGALVAVDTYPRSLLEKQHQQAVKKNMEARWAWACDDPRSLERYGLRAIEVTSVTRPPHALRTRLPLRFRAFLPVADRLLRSLFTITLFRADSGHA is encoded by the coding sequence ATGAGCGACACGAACGGCCCCAAGCACCGGGTGCGGCTCGGCCCCGTTCAGGAGACGCTGTTCATTCCGCTGGCCGCGCGGGCCCGGGAGTCCGCCAGGAAGCGGCCGCTGCTGCGGGATCCGAAAGCCGTCGAGATGATCGGCGCGATCGACTACGCGAGTGACAAGTACGGGCCCGGCCCGGGGTCGGCGATCACGGTACTGCGTACGGCGATCGTCGGCACGTGGGTGCGGGCCTTCCTGGCCGAGCACCCGGCGGGGACGGTCGTCGAGATCGGCACAGGGCTCAACACCCGGTTCGAGCGAGTCGACAACGGCACCGTGCACTGGATCGACCTCGACCTGCCGGACACGATCGAACTGCGCCGGAGGTTCTTCACCGACACCGAGCGCCGCCGGATGATCGCCGCCTCGGTCCTGGACGAGGACTGGCTGGGCACGGTCGAGGAGAGTCCCGGGCCCTACTTCTTCGTCGCCGAGGGCGTGCTCGTCTACCTCCCCGAGGAGGAGGCCGCGCAGGCGCTGACGCGCATCGCGCGAGGCTTCCCTGGCGCGCTCGTCGCCGTCGACACGTATCCCAGGAGCCTCCTGGAGAAGCAGCACCAGCAGGCGGTGAAGAAGAACATGGAGGCCCGCTGGGCGTGGGCCTGCGACGACCCACGCTCCCTGGAGCGGTACGGGCTGCGAGCGATCGAGGTCACCTCCGTCACTCGCCCGCCCCACGCACTGCGCACTCGACTCCCCCTCCGATTCCGGGCTTTCCTCCCAGTTGCCGACCGGCTGCTGCGCAGCCTGTTCACCATCACGCTCTTCCGGGCGGATTCGGGCCACGCATGA
- a CDS encoding peptidylprolyl isomerase — MSENVFFKVSANGEDLGRIVFRLYDDVVPKTARNFRELATGQNGFGYKGSPFHRVIPEFMLQGGDFTNGNGTGGKSIYGEKFADENFQLKHDRPFLLSMANAGPGTNGSQFFVTTVVTPWLDGKHVVFGEVVEGEDVVKAVEALGSRSGSTAKKIVIEDSGIVA, encoded by the coding sequence ATGAGTGAGAACGTGTTTTTCAAGGTTTCGGCAAATGGCGAGGACCTCGGTCGCATCGTCTTCAGGCTGTACGACGACGTCGTGCCCAAGACCGCACGCAACTTCCGTGAGCTGGCGACCGGTCAGAACGGCTTCGGCTACAAGGGTTCGCCCTTCCACCGGGTGATCCCGGAGTTCATGCTGCAGGGCGGTGACTTCACCAACGGCAACGGCACCGGCGGCAAGAGCATCTACGGTGAGAAGTTCGCCGACGAGAACTTCCAGCTGAAGCACGACCGGCCGTTCCTGCTCAGCATGGCCAACGCGGGTCCGGGCACCAACGGCTCGCAGTTCTTCGTCACCACTGTGGTGACCCCGTGGCTGGACGGCAAGCACGTCGTCTTCGGCGAGGTCGTCGAGGGCGAGGACGTCGTCAAGGCCGTCGAGGCCCTCGGCAGCCGCTCGGGCTCCACGGCCAAGAAGATCGTCATCGAGGACAGCGGCATCGTCGCCTAG
- a CDS encoding CbtB domain-containing protein, with product MAQTVAQPTPATPVVPAKLPLNAIAPWAVFFGVLMLVLLYFVGAEQGATSVVSGEGVHEWVHDARHLLGFPCH from the coding sequence ATGGCGCAGACCGTCGCCCAGCCGACACCCGCCACCCCTGTCGTACCCGCCAAGCTGCCGCTGAACGCGATAGCCCCCTGGGCGGTCTTCTTCGGCGTCCTGATGCTGGTCCTGCTCTATTTCGTCGGCGCCGAGCAGGGCGCCACCTCCGTCGTCTCCGGCGAAGGCGTACACGAGTGGGTGCACGACGCCCGTCACCTCCTCGGCTTCCCCTGCCACTGA